A window of Betaproteobacteria bacterium genomic DNA:
GGGCCGAGGGGAGATCGCCGCGATCGAACGCGGCCACGAGCCGGCGCACGAGCGGCCCCGTGTAGTTGTAGGTCATGCCGACTGCCTGCCGGACGCCCAGGCTCAATGCGGGCAAGAGAAAGTCGTCGCGGCCGTAGAACACCTCCAGTTCGCTGCCGCACGCTTCGATGACGGCACCCAGATCGTTGAGATCCCCGTCCGTGAACTTGATGCCGCGGAAATTGGGAATGCGCATGCGCGCCTCCGCGATCACCGCCGCCGCCGGCACAGCGATGCCCGTGACTGCAGGGACATGGTAGTAGTAGAAGGGCAGCCTCGGGGCGCCCGCGGCGATCACCGCAAGCGCATCCACCACTTCCTGGGCATTGCGCGGCTTCAGAAAGTACGGTGCGACGGATGCGACGGCATGCGCGCCGACATCCTGAGCATGCCGGGCCAGGGCCTGCGCCTCGTGAGCAGACGCATGACCCACATGCACGATCACCCTGAACCCGGGCGCGCTCGCCGCCACCCACTCCTCGGCCACCCTCCCGCGCTCTTCCGACGTGAGCGCTGCACCCTCGCCCGTGGTGCCGCAGACGAAGGCGCCGTCCACCCCATCGGCGGCGAGCGCAGCCGCCTGCCTCGCGATGGTTCCGGCATCGAGAGTTCCGTCCGCATGGAAGGGCGTGAAGGCAGCTGCGATGATCGAGAATGGGGTGGTGACGAGGGGCTCCTGTGCTGCAGCGCGGTCAGACGCCCGCCATGCTTGACCTGCCGGACGCAGCCGTGGTCGCAGGGGTTGCGCGCTCGTCCGCATTCTTTCGCAAGATTTCGCAGTACCATGCGAATCCTTGCGAAAGAAAGGCGGCTCCATGGGATCCCCGGACCAGTCCGAACGCACCCGTCATCTGCGGCGCAGCGTGTTCGAGGCATTGCACCGCGGACGCGAGCGCCACGACGGAAGGCTGTCCCGGCTGCTGCTCGCCGTGGAGATCCCGGCCTCGCGCGAAGGGCTCACCAAGGACGACTTCTATCGGGCTGCCCGGGAGGAAACGCTCGAGCAGCTGAGCGCATCCAAGTTGAGCCGGCTGCTGACCGTGCTGGAAGGCGCCGGCTTCGTAGAAGCGCAACCGGACGCTCCATCGGGACTGCAGAGGGCGATCGGCGCCTTGTCGCGAGTGACCCGCGCCCCCGAGAGATTCCGGCGCGCCCTGCCCAGGTCCATGTTCTGCCTGCGCAGGAGCTATCTCGTGCCGCACCAGGTGAACGTGTCGTTCGTGGAGATGACCGCGGACGAGCTGATGCTGCGTTACCGCGAAACCCGCGCGGGCAGCCTCGGCGCCGCGAGCCAGCGTGCCGTGCTGGAAGGAACGATCCTCCACCACGACGATCTCGATGACGTCTACTACGTGATCGGGCTCACCGAGTACCGCACGAGCTTTGCCGTGGAGGAAGCCACAAGCGTGCGCGCCAACCTGGTCGTCCTGTCGATCCTGCGGCAGTGCGATGCCGCTTCCTTCGCGGCATTCCAGGGCATTCACCTGGGGGTGCTGCCGGAGAACAATCCGCAGCATCACGCCGCGCCGTATGCCGCGCGCCTGCTGATGATCGAGACGTCGCGGACACTGGCGCAGGCGGCGCAGGCGGGACTGATCCAGAATCATCCCGTCGCGTCCCTGGATGCCCATCCTGGCTGGACCGCCGCCGAACGGCGCCTGCTGCGGAGGTATTCCATCGAGGCGGTCTCCAACGAACCGGAACCGGACTACGGTCTGCTGATTGCCTCGGGCGCCGGTCAGGGCGGGAAAGCGGGCAAGCCGCGCGACGAAACAGGCGCCAGGATGGCGAACAGGGAGATCACCCATGCGGTGGGAAGGCGGAAGGCGAAGTGACAATGTCGAGGACCGGCGCGGCCTGCCGCTGGGCAGGGGCGCGATCGGCGGCGGCATCGGCGTCGTCGTGGTCGCAGTGATCGCGATGTTCCTCGGGATAGACCCGCGCATCGTGCTCGAAGGCGCGAGCCGGATGGCACCTCCGCCCTCGGAGACCGCGCGGGGACCCGTACGGACCGATCCCGCCGAGGAGAGACTCAAGGATTTCGTGTCGGTGGTGCTGGCGGACACCGAAGACACCTGGACCGGAATCTTCGCCGGGGGCAACGCCCGTTACGAGGCGCCGCGGCTGGTGCTCTTCACCGGCGCCGTCCAATCCGCATGCGGCAGCGCCAAGGCTGCGATGGGTCCGTTCTATTGCCCCGGCGACCGGCGCGTGTACATCGATCTCTCGTTCTACCGGGACATGAGCCAGAAGCTCGGCGCTCCGGGCGATTTCGCCCAGGCCTACGTGATAGCCCACGAGGTCGGGCACCACGTCCAGAATCTCCTGGGTATCGCGGAGAAGGTGCAGGCGGCGCGGGCACGCGCCGATGAAACGCGCGCCAATCAGCTTTCGGTGCGCATGGAACTTCAGGCGGACTGCTTTGCCGGCATCTGGGCGCACCATGCCGACCGCTCGCGGCAGATTCTGGAGTCGGGCGATATCGAGGAAGGCCTGAACGCGGCGGCGGCGATCGGCGACGACCGGCTGCAGCGCCGTTCACAGGGCTACGTGGTGCCGGAGAGCTTCACGCACGGCAGTT
This region includes:
- a CDS encoding dihydrodipicolinate synthase family protein, with product MRTSAQPLRPRLRPAGQAWRASDRAAAQEPLVTTPFSIIAAAFTPFHADGTLDAGTIARQAAALAADGVDGAFVCGTTGEGAALTSEERGRVAEEWVAASAPGFRVIVHVGHASAHEAQALARHAQDVGAHAVASVAPYFLKPRNAQEVVDALAVIAAGAPRLPFYYYHVPAVTGIAVPAAAVIAEARMRIPNFRGIKFTDGDLNDLGAVIEACGSELEVFYGRDDFLLPALSLGVRQAVGMTYNYTGPLVRRLVAAFDRGDLPSARAAQAPIRKLIAASLPHGIINALKAVAPHIGVDCGTVRPPLTLLTAAQTQEILDRTGLREAIVSPSIQRRAA
- a CDS encoding neutral zinc metallopeptidase yields the protein MRWEGGRRSDNVEDRRGLPLGRGAIGGGIGVVVVAVIAMFLGIDPRIVLEGASRMAPPPSETARGPVRTDPAEERLKDFVSVVLADTEDTWTGIFAGGNARYEAPRLVLFTGAVQSACGSAKAAMGPFYCPGDRRVYIDLSFYRDMSQKLGAPGDFAQAYVIAHEVGHHVQNLLGIAEKVQAARARADETRANQLSVRMELQADCFAGIWAHHADRSRQILESGDIEEGLNAAAAIGDDRLQRRSQGYVVPESFTHGSSEQRVRWFRKGLEDGTLKACDTFSRSAQ